Proteins encoded together in one Nitrospirae bacterium YQR-1 window:
- a CDS encoding NTP transferase domain-containing protein, translated as MADIKLRAVAFVPVRLNSSRLPEKHLKYIGRQRTLLSWVILRLKGALEIDDIVICTTCEKENEQLRDAALLEGVSFFAYDGGVDDVVGRLTAASVKYRADICVLASGDCPLLSSETIDLMVKTLRENTEADNVLFSDVNGRQPIHEGIIVSRRKLWQLADKYSDTPALREHQFPVFLRNVYPDKFAHIKNVYVKDNEIFYNLNHRISIDTPDDLKFINRLFFLLQTQGSEFNLKNAITAIIENPEICNINKHVYRKTLEDVTLRVAFFVSPGTACGYDNLRRALEIAGVLVNRFGLGVGFFVPDDESKKFVQMQGLRADTAEAGKLVDFHKDFSFNAVVFDIDNNYYIDRELIDTLRTSVGAKVIVISNIFRDSICPDMLIASTLNYTVNNSKCKVKSGKDYIVIPQEIKDATIDIAAKEDKLVIYSYGDSFIPRLAEKLSEQDIGFRQKFYDSVSAEFLSDFASSKVLLCTMGNRAYEAIYLNCVPIIVSVNPKESHEIAVFNRYLKELKPHDFENGAVNIAKVIVDLLEK; from the coding sequence ATGGCTGATATAAAATTAAGGGCGGTTGCCTTTGTTCCCGTCAGGTTAAACTCCAGCAGACTTCCCGAGAAACATCTTAAATATATCGGACGGCAGAGGACACTTCTTTCGTGGGTAATACTGCGGCTTAAGGGGGCACTTGAAATTGATGACATAGTAATATGTACGACCTGTGAGAAGGAAAATGAGCAGCTCAGAGATGCAGCCCTTTTAGAGGGTGTATCGTTTTTTGCCTATGACGGTGGCGTTGATGATGTTGTAGGGAGGCTGACTGCCGCCTCTGTAAAATATCGAGCGGACATATGTGTTTTGGCAAGTGGTGACTGCCCGCTGCTTAGTAGTGAGACAATTGATTTAATGGTTAAAACATTGAGGGAAAACACTGAGGCCGATAATGTGTTGTTTTCCGATGTTAACGGCAGGCAGCCCATACATGAGGGCATTATAGTATCCAGGCGAAAACTCTGGCAGCTGGCCGATAAGTACTCGGACACGCCTGCTTTAAGGGAACACCAGTTTCCGGTTTTTCTGAGAAATGTCTATCCCGATAAGTTTGCACACATTAAAAACGTTTATGTTAAAGACAATGAAATTTTCTATAACTTAAACCACCGCATATCTATAGACACACCTGATGACCTTAAATTTATTAACAGGCTTTTCTTTCTCTTGCAAACACAGGGGAGTGAATTTAATTTAAAAAATGCGATAACCGCAATTATTGAAAACCCTGAAATCTGCAATATCAATAAACACGTCTATAGAAAAACCCTTGAGGATGTGACACTCAGAGTAGCATTTTTTGTTTCACCTGGGACAGCCTGCGGATATGATAATCTGCGCAGAGCGCTTGAGATTGCAGGCGTTTTAGTTAACAGGTTTGGCTTAGGAGTGGGATTTTTCGTTCCTGATGATGAATCTAAAAAATTTGTGCAAATGCAGGGCTTAAGGGCTGACACAGCAGAGGCCGGCAAACTTGTGGACTTCCATAAAGATTTTTCCTTTAATGCAGTTGTCTTTGACATTGACAATAATTATTATATTGACAGGGAGTTGATAGATACACTTAGAACTTCTGTGGGAGCAAAGGTTATTGTAATATCGAATATTTTCAGAGACTCGATATGCCCGGATATGCTCATTGCCTCAACATTGAATTACACGGTTAACAATAGTAAATGTAAAGTAAAGTCAGGTAAAGATTACATCGTTATCCCGCAGGAGATAAAAGATGCGACGATTGATATAGCCGCCAAAGAGGACAAATTGGTTATATACTCTTACGGAGATAGTTTTATTCCACGGCTTGCAGAGAAGCTTAGCGAACAGGACATCGGTTTCAGACAAAAATTTTACGATAGTGTTAGCGCAGAATTTCTCAGTGACTTTGCCTCCTCAAAGGTTCTACTCTGCACGATGGGAAACAGGGCCTACGAGGCAATTTATCTTAACTGTGTTCCAATTATTGTTTCTGTAAATCCAAAAGAATCACACGAAATAGCGGTCTTTAACAGATACTTGAAGGAGCTAAAACCGCATGATTTTGAAAACGGAGCAGTTAATATTGCTAAAGTAATTGTTGATCTTTTAGAAAAGTAG
- the pseC gene encoding UDP-4-amino-4,6-dideoxy-N-acetyl-beta-L-altrosamine transaminase, whose amino-acid sequence MSRFIPYGKQLIEDDDIAAVAETLRSDFITQGPKVEEFEDALAAYCGAKHAVVFNSGTSALHAAYFAAGLAYGEEFITSPITFSATATAGLFLGAKPVFAPVEPDTGNIDTASLNDLITSKTKLIVPVHFAGAPVDSKALFGILQSTGGKIVIVEDACHALGTEYRDESTWLKVGALKHSHMCAFSFHPVKAITTGEGGAVTTNDSLYYRKLKLFRNHGITKQTDNFVNPEGAPWYYEMQCEGLNYRMTDIAAALGISQLKKLPQFIEKRRSVANTYSSAFAGNRYFDLPVERDYAKSSYHLYHIRLKDKYIKLKLEIFNKLREHGLGVQCHYIPVYHHPYYRGLGYKNIESADDFYSREISIPIFPAMTDADVAYVAEKVFETFRWIN is encoded by the coding sequence ATGAGCCGCTTTATTCCCTATGGCAAACAATTAATAGAAGATGACGACATTGCAGCAGTAGCAGAGACACTAAGAAGTGACTTTATTACACAGGGGCCGAAAGTTGAAGAATTTGAAGACGCTCTCGCTGCATACTGTGGAGCAAAACATGCCGTAGTATTTAACTCCGGCACCTCAGCCCTTCATGCTGCATACTTTGCTGCAGGGTTAGCTTATGGGGAAGAGTTTATAACAAGCCCGATAACATTTTCAGCCACCGCCACGGCAGGTCTTTTCTTAGGTGCAAAGCCTGTGTTTGCTCCGGTTGAACCGGATACCGGAAACATTGATACAGCAAGCCTTAATGACCTGATAACGTCTAAAACGAAACTGATTGTTCCAGTTCATTTTGCCGGAGCTCCGGTTGACTCTAAAGCCCTGTTTGGAATACTTCAGAGTACCGGCGGAAAAATTGTGATTGTCGAGGATGCATGTCATGCCCTTGGCACTGAGTACAGGGACGAATCAACATGGCTAAAAGTCGGAGCCTTAAAACACTCCCATATGTGCGCTTTTAGTTTTCATCCTGTTAAGGCAATTACCACCGGTGAGGGTGGCGCCGTTACCACAAACGATTCATTATATTACAGAAAACTGAAACTGTTCAGAAATCATGGAATAACCAAACAGACTGATAATTTTGTTAACCCTGAGGGTGCACCGTGGTACTACGAAATGCAGTGTGAGGGCCTCAACTACAGGATGACCGACATTGCAGCGGCGCTGGGGATTTCACAACTTAAAAAACTTCCACAGTTTATAGAAAAGCGGCGCTCTGTTGCCAATACCTACAGCAGCGCTTTTGCCGGCAACCGGTACTTTGATTTGCCCGTTGAGAGGGATTATGCCAAATCCTCATATCATCTATATCATATAAGGCTTAAAGATAAATATATTAAACTAAAACTTGAAATTTTTAATAAACTCAGAGAACATGGACTTGGCGTTCAATGCCACTACATTCCGGTGTATCATCATCCATATTACAGAGGGCTGGGCTATAAAAACATCGAAAGTGCAGACGATTTTTATAGCAGGGAAATCTCAATCCCCATATTTCCGGCAATGACGGATGCTGACGTTGCATATGTTGCAGAAAAAGTATTTGAAACTTTTAGGTGGATTAACTGA
- the pseB gene encoding UDP-N-acetylglucosamine 4,6-dehydratase (inverting), giving the protein MFDGKTILVTGGTGSFGKKFAEYVLKKYKVKKLIIFSRDEFKQYEMSSVFKTPQYPVRYFIGDIRDRERLYRAFNGVDYVIHAAAIKHVLAAEYNPFEVVKTNIIGAENIVEAAIDNGVKKVIALSTDKAVSPVNLYGATKLAMEKIFVAAGAYVGGKDTKFSIVRYGNVVGSRGSVVPFFMKLIKSGIKELPVTDERMTRFWITLEESVELVLDALMESVGGEVFIPKIPSMRITDLARAVCSDCKFKYVGIKPGEKIHETLISADEARTTIEYQPPGMDMFVIVPHTHFESKATAKYRSFKRLKEDFTYRSDTNDSWLTIQQMRSYINTMYEHNDL; this is encoded by the coding sequence ATGTTTGACGGAAAAACGATATTAGTGACGGGCGGCACAGGGTCTTTTGGTAAAAAATTTGCCGAATACGTATTAAAGAAATATAAGGTAAAAAAACTTATAATTTTCAGCCGTGACGAGTTTAAACAGTATGAAATGTCCTCTGTATTTAAAACTCCGCAGTATCCAGTAAGGTATTTTATCGGCGATATAAGGGACCGTGAGAGGCTCTACAGAGCATTTAATGGGGTTGATTACGTAATACATGCCGCCGCAATTAAACATGTCTTAGCCGCCGAATATAACCCTTTTGAGGTGGTCAAGACTAACATAATCGGCGCAGAGAATATTGTTGAGGCAGCAATTGATAACGGTGTAAAAAAAGTCATAGCATTGTCAACCGATAAGGCGGTTAGTCCGGTAAATCTCTACGGCGCCACTAAACTTGCCATGGAAAAGATATTTGTTGCGGCAGGCGCTTACGTAGGCGGCAAAGACACCAAATTTTCCATAGTCCGCTACGGCAATGTGGTTGGCAGCAGAGGAAGTGTTGTTCCGTTTTTTATGAAATTAATAAAATCCGGCATTAAGGAATTACCCGTTACCGATGAACGTATGACCAGATTTTGGATAACTCTTGAGGAATCTGTGGAGTTGGTTCTTGATGCCCTCATGGAGTCTGTCGGCGGCGAGGTGTTTATTCCTAAAATTCCAAGTATGAGAATTACTGACCTTGCAAGAGCAGTGTGCAGCGACTGCAAATTTAAATACGTGGGTATAAAGCCGGGTGAGAAAATCCATGAAACCCTTATATCCGCCGATGAGGCACGCACCACCATCGAGTATCAACCCCCCGGGATGGATATGTTTGTCATTGTGCCGCACACGCACTTTGAATCTAAAGCTACGGCTAAATACAGAAGTTTTAAACGGCTAAAAGAAGATTTCACTTACAGAAGCGATACAAATGACAGTTGGCTTACAATTCAACAGATGCGCTCTTACATTAACACCATGTATGAACACAATGACTTATGA
- a CDS encoding type II toxin-antitoxin system HicB family antitoxin, whose amino-acid sequence MEFTVIINETEYGYDVHCPLLRGCHSQGDTLDEAKENIKDAIKTYLEMIEMELKDNNVYKVEVALVNAVH is encoded by the coding sequence ATGGAGTTCACAGTTATTATAAATGAAACAGAATATGGTTATGATGTTCATTGTCCTCTCCTCAGAGGATGCCACAGCCAAGGGGATACTCTTGATGAAGCCAAAGAGAATATTAAAGATGCTATAAAAACTTATCTCGAAATGATAGAGATGGAGTTAAAGGACAATAATGTATATAAAGTAGAAGTCGCTTTGGTAAATGCTGTTCACTGA
- a CDS encoding type II toxin-antitoxin system HicA family toxin — protein MLFTDVSAERAIKAFSKFGYNVVSRGKHIGMFNGTYRITIPNNKRINPYTLKAIIKDAGITELEFKMAL, from the coding sequence ATGCTGTTCACTGATGTATCCGCAGAACGTGCAATTAAGGCATTTAGTAAGTTTGGTTACAACGTTGTTAGTAGAGGAAAACATATCGGTATGTTTAATGGAACCTATCGCATAACAATCCCTAACAATAAGCGCATAAATCCATATACACTCAAAGCAATAATTAAAGATGCCGGCATCACCGAGCTGGAATTTAAAATGGCACTTTAA